One part of the Alosa alosa isolate M-15738 ecotype Scorff River chromosome 4, AALO_Geno_1.1, whole genome shotgun sequence genome encodes these proteins:
- the si:ch211-220i18.4 gene encoding SRSF protein kinase 3, translating to MSTGTELHLPHLPAQADKIPALAQLNHLGPLEPKGPVDREDPGEYCYGGYHPVQIGDIFNKRYQVVSKLGWGFFSTVWLCHDLRSGRRVAVKVLKSGTGFTQAGQDELTLLRCASGPTARHQMSKHIVQLLDEFKVAGKNGIHICLVLELLGPDLRCWQVCMGNPGLSLSCVKRVITQVLEGLDYMHTHCKIIHTDIKPENILLCLESQSHVCPAEGASHKFLGYVAPVANTTEKFNLDKITVKIADLGSSCWVYKHFCEEIQTRQYRSLEVLLGCDYGTPADIWSVACMAFELVTGDSLFEPKAGKSFSLEEDHIAHIIELLGKIPPAIALSGKYSFEYFNNRGDLRRIAVLRPWSLYEVLVEKYHFPLREASLFADFLLRMLDFLPERRATAAQCLKHPWLSC from the exons ATGTCCACAGGCACAGAGCTCCATCTACCTCACTTGCC aGCCCAGGCTGATAAGATCCCAGCGCTGGCTCAGTTGAATCATCTGGGGCCTCTGGAGCCGAAAGGGCCCGTGGATCGTGAGGATCCCGGCGAGTACTGCTACG GTGGCTATCACCCAGTTCAAATAGGAGACATTTTCAACAAAAGATATCAAGTGGTGTCCAAACTGGGCTGGGGCTTCTTCTCTACTGTATGGCTCTGCCATGATCTCAG GTCAGGGAGGCGTGTTGCAGTGAAAGTGCTGAAGAGTGGCACAGGCTTCACCCAAGCGGGTCAGGATGAGCTAACCCTGCTACGctgt GCCAGCGGTCCAACTGCTCGCCACCAAATGAGCAAGCACATTGTTCAGTTACTAGATGAGTTCAAGGTGGCAGGGAAGAACGGAATCC ACATTTGCCTTGTACTGGAACTACTGGGGCCAGACCTTCGTTGCTGGCAAGTGTGTATGGGCAACCCTGGTCTCTCCTTAAGCTGTGTCAAACGGGTCATCACACAG GTTCTGGAGGGTCTGgactacatgcacacacactgtaaaatcaTCCACACGGACATCAAGCCTGAAAACATCCTGCTGTGCTTGGAGTCGCAGTCCCATGTGTGCCCAGCAGAGGGCGCCTCACACAAGTTTCTGGGCTATGTGGCTCCCGTGGCGAATACTACAG AGAAATTCAACCTCGATAAAATCACAGTAAAGATAGCAGACTTGGGCAGCTCATGTTGGGTG TACAAGCACTTTTGCGAGGAGATCCAAACCCGACAGTACCGCTCCTTGGAGGTTCTGCTGGGCTGTGATTACGGGACACCTGCGGACATCTGGAGTGTGGCCTGCATG gcTTTTGAGCTTGTAACTGGTGACTCGCTGTTTGAGCCCAAAGCAGGGAAGAGCTTTTCACTTGAAGAAG ATCATATTGCTCACATCATTGAACTTCTGGGCAAGATTCCTCCTGCAATTGCACTATCTGGGAAATATTCCTTTGAGTACTTCAATAACAGAG GTGACCTGCGTCGGATCGCTGTTCTGCGGCCGTGGAGCTTGTACGAGGTGCTGGTGGAGAAATACCACTTCCCCCTGAGGGAGGCGTCTCTCTTTGCTGACTTTCTGCTGCGTATGTTAGACTTCCTGCCAGAGCGACGGGCCACTGCCGCTCAATGTCTCAAACATCCTTGGCTCAGCTGCTGA